In the genome of Xenopus laevis strain J_2021 chromosome 1S, Xenopus_laevis_v10.1, whole genome shotgun sequence, one region contains:
- the ugcg.S gene encoding ceramide glucosyltransferase-B, which produces MAVLDLALQGLAIFGCILFFVLWFMHFLSIVYTRLHLNKKVSDKQPYSKLPGVSLLKPLKGVDSNLINNLETFFELDYPKFEILLCVQDLDDPAVDVCKKLLGKYPSVDAKLFIGGKKVGINPKINNLMPGYEVAKYDLIWICDSGIKVKPDTLTDMANQMTEKVGLVHGLPYVADRQGFAATLEQVYFGTSHPRSYISANVTGIKCVTGMSCLMRKEVLDQAGGLIAFAQYIAEDYFMAKAIADRGWKFSMATQVAMQNSGCYSISQFQSRMIRWAKLRINMLPATIICEPISECFVASLIIGWAAHHIFRWDIMVFFMCHCLAWFIFDYIQLRGVQGGPLNFSKLDYAVAWFIRESMTIYIFLSALWDPTISWRTGRYRLRCGGTAEEILDV; this is translated from the exons aaGGCTACACCTGAACAAGAAGGTATCTGACAAGCAGCCGTATAGCAAACTACCTGGTGTTTCACTTCTTAAACCACTGAAAGGGGTCGACTCCAACCTTATCAATAACCTGGAGACATTTTTTGAATTGGACTATCCAAAA TTTGAAATCCTCCTTTGTGTGCAAGATCTTGATGATCCAGCAGTGGATGTATGTAAAAAACTGCTTGGCAAATATCCCAGTGTAGATGCCAAATTATTTATAG gtGGTAAAAAAGTTGGGATTAATCCAAAGATAAACAACCTGATGCCAGGATATGAAGTGGCCAAATATGATCTCATATGGATTTGTGATAGTGGGATAAAAG TGAAACCAGACACATTAACAGACATGGCCAATCAAATGACAGAGAAAGTTGGCTTGGTTCATGGACTTCCATATGTGGCTGATCGGCAAGGATTTGCTGCTACTTTAGAACAG gTTTACTTTGGGACTTCCCATCCAAGATCTTACATCTCTGCCAATGTAACGGGTATCAAGTGTGTAACAGGAATGTCTTGTCTAATGAGAAAAGAAGTTTTGGACCAAGCTGGGGGATTAATCGCCTTTGCACAGTATATAGCTGAAGATTACTTTATGGCTAAAGCAATAGCTGACCG CGGTTGGAAATTTTCCATGGCAACACAAGTTGCAATGCAGAACTCCGGGTGTTACTCTATATCCCAGTTTCAATCCAGAATGATCAG GTGGGCAAAGCTACGGATTAACATGCTGCCTGCAACAATCATTTGTGAGCCCATTTCTGAATGCTTTGTTGCCAGTTTAATAATTGGTTGGGCAGCACATCACATCTTTCGATGGGACATTATGGTGTTTTTCATGTGTCATTGTTTGGCTTGGTTCATATTTGACTACATTCAACTTAGAGGAGTTCAG GGAGGTCCTCTTAACTTTTCCAAACTGGACTATGCAGTTGCCTGGTTCATCCGGGAATCTATGACAATATATATCTTTCTGTCTGCCTTGTGGGATCCCACCATCAGCTGGAGGACAGGCCGCTACCGATTACGGTGTGGTGGTACAGCAGAAGAAATCCTAGACGTATAG